One genomic region from Thermodesulfobacteriota bacterium encodes:
- a CDS encoding GDP-L-fucose synthase: protein MNSEDSIFLAGHRGMVGSAILRRLRSEGYDRIVTRTRSELDLKDQRAVREFFNGEKIDYVIIAAAKVGGIYSNNTYPAEFIYNNLMMEANLIHGAWQAGIQRLLFLGSSCIYPKHAVQPMKEESLLSGKLEPTNEAYAIAKIAGIKLCEFYNRQYGTRYRSVMPTNLYGPNDNFDLNNSHVLPALIRKFHLAKLAEHHDWDGIRRDELKYGAIPQDIQQSLNSIATPKTKSSSPPRDGIMLWGSGLPKREFLYVDDMAAACLLLINLSDAQYDALRSTGSPAVKAKNNTTAFEAGRVENDHRLMVPHINIGAGSDMTVQQLAEIAKKVVGYTGDVVWDRSKPDGMPQKLLDISRLTSIGWKPEVTIEEGIAQTYAWYMENLEQGRGGKT, encoded by the coding sequence ATGAACAGCGAAGATTCCATATTTCTTGCCGGGCACAGGGGGATGGTCGGTTCCGCCATTTTACGACGTCTGCGGTCTGAAGGGTATGACCGTATCGTCACCCGTACCCGCAGTGAGCTTGATTTAAAAGACCAGAGAGCGGTGCGGGAATTCTTTAATGGTGAAAAAATCGATTATGTGATTATTGCGGCAGCAAAGGTTGGCGGCATTTATTCTAACAACACTTATCCTGCTGAATTTATCTATAATAACTTAATGATGGAGGCAAATCTTATTCATGGGGCCTGGCAGGCAGGAATTCAGCGGCTTCTTTTCCTGGGGAGCTCGTGTATCTACCCCAAGCATGCGGTGCAACCGATGAAAGAGGAATCGTTGCTTTCAGGGAAACTTGAGCCGACCAATGAAGCTTACGCGATTGCAAAAATTGCCGGCATCAAGCTTTGTGAATTTTACAATCGCCAGTATGGCACCAGGTACCGGTCTGTGATGCCGACCAATCTGTATGGTCCCAATGACAATTTTGATTTAAATAATTCTCATGTGCTGCCTGCGTTGATTCGTAAATTTCATCTGGCAAAACTGGCAGAACACCACGATTGGGACGGCATTCGCCGGGACGAATTAAAATATGGTGCCATTCCCCAGGATATACAACAAAGCCTGAACAGTATTGCCACACCAAAAACAAAATCATCTTCACCGCCGCGTGACGGAATAATGCTATGGGGGAGCGGGCTGCCGAAGCGAGAATTTCTCTATGTGGATGATATGGCGGCCGCCTGCCTTTTATTAATCAATTTAAGTGATGCCCAATATGATGCTTTAAGGTCAACCGGTTCACCTGCTGTTAAGGCAAAAAACAATACCACGGCTTTTGAGGCAGGTAGGGTCGAAAATGACCATCGGCTAATGGTTCCGCACATCAATATAGGGGCAGGAAGTGATATGACGGTTCAGCAACTTGCCGAAATAGCAAAAAAAGTAGTTGGGTATACCGGAGATGTGGTTTGGGATCGGTCCAAACCGGACGGGATGCCGCAAAAGTTGCTTGATATTTCGAGATTAACCAGTATTGGCTGGAAACCCGAAGTGACCATAGAAGAAGGCATCGCACAGACATATGCATGGTACATGGAGAACCTTGAACAGGGGCGGGGAGGTAAGACATGA